The window ATCAACAATTTTGATCAGTTCCTCTTTGGTCCACGATTCATCGAAATCCTGTAAGGGTGTGTAAAAAGGCGCCAGTTTCCGATCGATAATCAAACTTCTAACAACGTCTGCATCGTaatccaatttctcaaaccCATAACATCCATATGGGGCCAAAAATCCACCATCTACAGTCTCATCAAACTTCACCACCAATTGTTTAGCATGGGTCTCTTTCGCTTGTTCCCTCTCTTTTGTCGACTTCCTCTTAGACGGCTGCGAGCCTCCTACAGAATCGGCCCTCGACCTGCCACTGGTACTCAAAATATTCCCAACCAGTGAAGCACCTCGACGACTTCTAACATTATACTCTGCATTCCAAGGTGGGATTCTATTGCCTGTTCCAGCGCTCGAAGCACTCATAGACCTGCCAGAGCTGGTCCTATAATTCCCGGTCTCCCCGGGACCAGAAGTTCCATCACCAAGTTTACCTGGTGCATTTCCCATATTTTCGCACTACTTTCCACTGCTCTTAAGCCTCTTAAGACTCTTAAAGTGGTTTGATTTGTTGAGTAACTGTTGCCCCTAATTAAAGTAGGCGCTTCATTTTCGCCTAATGGAAAACTCGACGACTCTCGGAGTTATTTTCACGAATTTGAattatttgaagataaattgaagaaaatttgaaaattacATAAAAAGTTATACTAGGCTTCTGCCCTCAATTGCTTGGTCAAAGCATGAACAGCGCTCACTACTCTCTCGAcaagaagatcaacttcttcctttgtaATGATAAAGGATGGTCCGAACAGGGCGATATCCCAGTTACCACCGTAATTATCTGCACCACTTACTCCCATGATATTGAACCCATTCTCTAAAGCGATGTCTGAGAACCTGGGGCCAACTTTCTTTTCGGGTGGGAATGGTTCTTTagtcttcttgtctttAACAAATTCGATGGTCCAAAACCCACCTAGACCTCTGACGTCACCTACAAAGTTGTTTGGATCATCCAATAAGGCTTCTTGAAGCTTCTTACCCAACAAGTTACCATTCTCGAACACATTCTTGGTCAGTCCGTTCTGGAGGATTTTCTGCTGAATACCTAAAGCAGTTCCACAGTTGAAGGCATGCGAGTGGTATGTTTGTGCTCCCAGAATCAAACCACTCCCATTGACATAAGCATCAAGAATCTTGGGGCTAATTAGGACACCTGCGATAGTAACGTAACCAGAACCCAGAGTCTTACCAACAGTTTGAATATCTGGACCATCTTCCGGTGCCAGGAAATTCTCCCAGCAGTTGAGTTTACCGTTAGGATTAGCTCTACCGGTTCCACACATGACCTCATCCAGCATAAACACCACGTCGTATTTGTTGCATAGGTCACGAATACCTTTCAAATAGCCCTTTGATGGGACTGGAGTACCGATGGAACTTCCTGGTAAAGTCTCCACAATAACCGCCGACACTGTTTCGGGGTCATTATCcaaaatcatcttctccAAAACGTCCAACAATCTTTGTGAgtactcttcttctgtttcaccttctttcaTGTCCCTATAAGGCCAGCAACGGGGCATCTTTAAACAcacttcttcttggttgaTCATTAGATCCTTGAACGGAGCACCTCGAGGCGTATTTCCGATCGAAATAGCACCCAGGGTGAAACCATGGTAAGAACATTCTCTAGAAATGACCTTGGTCTTTTTTGGCTGGCCCTTTTCCAACCAATATTGTCTGATAATCTTTAATGCATTCTCATTTGATTCGGAGCCTGAACAAGTCCACAATGCAGAGGCGAATGCACCAGGTGGTGAGTTATCGATGTAAAATTTGgccaatttttcagctgcTTCATTGGCAACAAGACCGGGATAACTGTATGTATGTTTTTTTAAAGCTTCACTGACAATTTCT of the Torulaspora delbrueckii CBS 1146 chromosome 7, complete genome genome contains:
- the TDEL0G03200 gene encoding uncharacterized protein codes for the protein MTVTPVKSQVFQGYVGKEKAFAKNGKGIFMTIEKNGKEYRDVIDAVSGAAVASLGWGDPDVPEIVSEALKKHTYSYPGLVANEAAEKLAKFYIDNSPPGAFASALWTCSGSESNENALKIIRQYWLEKGQPKKTKVISRECSYHGFTLGAISIGNTPRGAPFKDLMINQEEVCLKMPRCWPYRDMKEGETEEEYSQRLLDVLEKMILDNDPETVSAVIVETLPGSSIGTPVPSKGYLKGIRDLCNKYDVVFMLDEVMCGTGRANPNGKLNCWENFLAPEDGPDIQTVGKTLGSGYVTIAGVLISPKILDAYVNGSGLILGAQTYHSHAFNCGTALGIQQKILQNGLTKNVFENGNLLGKKLQEALLDDPNNFVGDVRGLGGFWTIEFVKDKKTKEPFPPEKKVGPRFSDIALENGFNIMGVSGADNYGGNWDIALFGPSFIITKEEVDLLVERVVSAVHALTKQLRAEA